The DNA segment TAGAAGTTCGTTATATTTCAGACCTTCCTCTCTGATCATAAATAATTTTTTTAAATGACTTAAACAAGCATTAAGTTCCTTAAAACCATTGACGGACTACGTATATTGGCATAGGATATAAACTCAAATGTGGGATATATTTCCCATTTCTTAAGCAAACCTTAAGAAATCTTAAGAACTGCTGATGTACAAAAGCAGTCAAGGCATTGATGCAGTAGAAGCACCCCAAGCAGTAAAATAATATATATTCTGCACTAAACGGAGCTGGTGCATCATCCTTTGCCTTACTGGAGGATTGGAATGAGAAAAACAGCGATCCTGTCACTTCTAGTTGCCCTTTTCACCCTTTTTACCACATCATCATTTGCAGATATTACTGGTACATCTCACGACCTTACCAGTCAGACAACATTGTTAACCAATGCTGGAAATACTCAAATTTGCGCTTACTGTCACACCCCTCATAATGCCAGCACTACCAACAGCACAACTCCGTTGTGGAATCATGAGGACACCACAGCAACATACACCATGTACAGCAGTCCATCGCTTGACATGACCATTGCTGGCGCACCGTCAGGTGTCTCTCTTGCATGCCTGAGTTGTCATGATGGATCTGTAGCTGCTGACCAATTAATTAATTTTCCCAGCGGTGTTACCCCTGCTCCAGGCGTATTCACCTTAGGTGACAGTCTTGGTACTGACCTTAGTAATGACCACCCGATCTCCCTGACCTATAACTCGACACAAGATACGGATTTTGTTGCACCAGTAGGTTCTCAAGTCAACGGTTTGCAACTGTTCGGTGCGGGTGGGGATCAAGTCGAGTGCGGCACCTGCCACTCTGTTCATGACAATACGAATGAGCCTTTTCTACGAGTGAGTAATGCCGGCAGTGCGCTTTGCCTGGCTTGTCACATTAAATAGTCTCAAAGCGATTTCATCGCGTGATCCGCATGGCGGACAGGCCGAGCATGGTAATCAGGGTAATATCCATTACCCTGGTTATCTCGTGCTCGATTTTGATTGCTGCATGTAGCACTGAAACGAAAAAGTTGTTCTTTGATATTCAGCCCCCCACAGCCAAGGAACTGGCTGAACAAGAATTGAATAGGCAGACAGCCTTGATTAAATCTCAAGCAATGGATCTTAGTGAGAATCAATCAGGAAATATGAGTAGCGCATTTTTCTATCCCCCTGATGACAATGCTCCAAGACCAGATATTGAGTCAATCAAGGAGTGGGATAAGGTAAAGAAAATTTTGCCGAAAGACGATGAGAAGAATATTGACTGGTCATATGCGCTAGAGCAAGGAATGATTCGGCCTCGCCCAGGTAAGGATCTCATGACATTGTGGGCCACCGCCTTTCAATGGGATTTCATAATCAAAGCCGAGGAGCGTGAGGACGATGCATTCTTTCCCCACTCCGCCCATACTGTCTGGCTTGGTTGCAAGAATTGTCACAATCCCTCTCTCTATCCCTATAAAAGAAACCCTGCAACCATGAAAGAGATGAAACGCGGTGCATCTTGTGGAGCCTGTCATGGCAGAAAAAAAGTCTCTTTCTCCCTCAAAGCATGCGACCGCTGTCATATAAACAGCGATGATGAAGAAGAGGAGGAGGAAGAGGACGAAGAATGATTAACAACAACAGATTGTCATTTGTGTTTCAGGGGTAAAAAGTGGTGGAGTTATGTGTAAGTACAGTTGTCTTTTGCTGTCGACGTTAATAGTTTATTTGACGTTTTGCTCACCGCTTTCCGCGGCTCCCGGAGATATTCAATATACTCGTGAAGGTGGAGATCCTGAAAAACTGAAATCATTTCCTCCATCTATTTTTCCCCACTGGATACATCGTATTAATTACCGCTGTGATGCCTGCCACAACACAATATTTGAAATGAAGACAGGCTCTACATCAATAAATAAGGATCTAATGAAGGAAGGCAAAGTCTGTTCCACTTGCCACAATGGCACTGAGGCTTTTGACGATGGATTTGCGAATTGTAATCGCTGTCATCTGATCAAAGAGAAATAAGAGTATGCTTCCGGGGGAGATCATGCCAAAAAACATGATATCTCCTATCTATAGGGGTTTACTTATTGCATTCATCTATTTATGGAGTGACAGCCTGTATGCCGAACTCGGGGGTAGTCTTGGCCTTTATCCCACAGAGTTAGATTTAATCGTGAAATATGATGGCACCAAAAGGCGCAATGGCAGCGACTCCCGTGAAACCGAGTGGGAAGCGGGCCTGAGGATCGGACAAATGGGGTATCTGCTCGATCCGAAAATCGTCTGGTTTCTTATTGATATCGAACCTGTCTACACATGGACAGAATTCGACTCCAGTGAGAGTCGCCAGGAAAACGACGGGGAGTTCTTGAACTATTTATTCCAGACCAATCTGTTACAGGGTACTCCTGGCCCCTTTGGTCTGGATCTGTCCGCTCAAAAAAGTTCTAATCTCAACACCGGTTCCCTGGGCAGTCGTTTCGATACGGTCATCGATACATATAACACCACTGTACACTGGAAAAATCCTGCTTTTCCCACAAGTATCTCGTATGAAGAGAGAGCGCTTGATGAGGAGTTTCGCACAAGCCTGAACAGTTCTGTCATCGAGCGAGATGAAATTTTGAAGAGCTGGGTGTTAAAAGGGCGTAGCAGCAAATTGAGCATGTATCTGGAGCGCAGTGATCTTGATGATAGAATCACCACCCGCAACCAGGATTACGAACTGGACAAAGGCAACTTATCCCACAATTTATTTTGGGGTAGTAATAGTCACCTGCATTCAGTTGTAACCTATTATGATCGCACAGGATTTAATGCCAACGAACGCATAAGCATCGATGAGACTGCTAGAATTCAACACCTGGATAATCTCTATAGCCGGACATCATATCACTATCAGTCCATAACCCAGACCATTGATAATACAGAACATGGTGGTGATTTTGAGCTGCACCATAGACTTCATAAGAATTTGGATACGATTGCCCATGTCAATATCAACACTCGCGAATCAGATGATCTGGATGAAGACAGGTGGCGGTTTGGCTTAGAGACGCAATACTCGAAAAATAAACTGTTCGGTGCAAATATCAGAGGCGGACTCCGTGCCTCCTACCAGGAAACCGACCGCATCTCCAACCTGAGCACAATTGATATCATCGATGAGAGTCAGACAGTACCACTGACAGGCGCGATTTTACTTGATCAGCGTTTTATCATCCTCAATACGATTATCGTTACTGATAGCAACGGGGTAGTTGTATATGACGAAAATACGGATTATACAATCCTGCAGCTGTCTGGCGATCTAACACAGCTGCAAACTGTTCCTGGCGGAAGAATCAACAGCGGGGATAACATACTGGTAACTTACCAGGCACAGCAATTACCGTCACAGGAGTTTTCCACGACATTTACCAATTATCATTTTTCAATTGACTTCGATTGGATACGATTCACTCATTCCGACAGTAAGTCAGATGACAAACTGATATCAGGCGCCAGTGAAAGCTTTCTGCAAAACACCCGTAACACCTTTACCGATATTGAGTTCCATTTCAAACCCTTAGGTGTAGATACTGTACTGGGCGCAGAACGTCGTTTTACCCTCTCTGGCGGGTTCGAATCAACCACGCATACATACAGTCAGCGTTTTAATTGGACATCATCATGGAGCAAGAGAAAAAGGGCTATTGCCTGGAATATAAATGCCACCCAGTCATTCATAGAGCAGGACACACTCGACACAGATCTCTATCGCATCGATCTTACTGCCAACTGGCATGCCAGTCGAAATTTAACTATCCGCCCAACGATAAGTGGATGGAAAAGAAAGGATAGAGGGAGTGCAATTACAGGCGGATTCAGAGACGACCGATTCACCACTGCTGGCATTTGGGCTCAATGGCGATATCGAAAGCTTGAGCTTGACTTCAACTATCATCATGACCGTCGTGAAGTTACCAGTATACAAAATAATGAAACGACCCAAACGACCGATAAAAGGTTGATGTTCACCCTGAGACGGAGAATCCTGTGATCAGGTATTTTATGTTATCTCTTTTACTGATGTTATCTGCCTGTTCCTCAACCGGTCCAGTGGCTATAAAAAAACCTGACCATTCTCCCCGCCTGGTTTGGCCGGCTGCTCCTGAGAGATCGCGTATAGAGTTCGTCACTGAATTTCGTGACGCTGCCGACCTGGGCATCGAGAAATCATTTTTTCGAAAATTGATAGAGCTGTTCACAGGTGGTGTTGAACATAGTCTGTCACGTCCCTACGCTGTCGCTGTTCATAAGAACAGAATAGCTATTGCCGACCCCGATGCAGCAATGGTGCATGTTTATGAATTAGATCAACCCTCATATAGCAGCATAGATTCTGCCGGTGACTACCACTTTGAATCACCAATTGGCGTTGCTATTGACGGTGACAGACTCTTCATAGCTGATTCTAAATTGAATAAAGTATTCGTTTTAAATAAATCTTATGATGTACTGCAGGTCCTGGAAATTTTTTCTCGGCCAACCAGCCTGGCCTTTGATCCAATTCTGCAACACCTATATATCTCTGACACTTTAGCTCATGAAGTACATGTCTATGATTATGCAGGAAACTATTTATATAAAATAGGCAAGCGCGGGGATAAGAAAGCACAATTCAATTACCCGAGCCATTTAGCATTCTCGAATAACCGGCTGCTTGTCAATGACACCATGAATTTTAGAATTCAGGCCTTTGATAGCAATGGTCGTCATTTACAGACCTTTGGAAAGCAAGGCGATGCTTCCGGTTACTTCACCCAAACAAAAGGACTTACGGTTGACTCTGACGGACATATATACGCTGCAGACGCTTTGGCTAATCGCGTTCAGATATTCAATCAGAGAGGCGAGTTTTTGCTTGAGTTCGGTAAATCCGGCGATCAACCTGGCGAATTTCACATGCCCTCTGGATTAACAGTTTGGGACGACAAAATCTTTGTTGCCGACTCTTATAATCAACGCATCCAGGTTTTTAAGTACCTGAAGGTGGATGAGTGACATGCCTAAGGTCTTTCTTCTCTTTATATTACTGGTAACGGCTTCCAATACAGTTCATGGTGGAGTGGCTGATACACTGCATAACCTGTCAACATCAGGGCCAGGATTAGTGAAAAGTCAAACGGAAGATCGAATCTGTATTTTTTGTCATACACCCCATGCATCTGCTCCGGACTCCCCTCTATGGAACAGATCCTCAAGCGGTGTATATATAGACTACCAAAGCAGTACCAAGGATGCAGAGGCTGGTGTAATGAGTTCGTCCTCGGTGTTGTGTCTCTCTTGCCATGACGGGACCATTGCCTTGGGCAATATGATCAATCCTGGCGTGACCAACGACCTTGGCAACACATTTATCACTGGCCGTTCACTGGTCGGTACCGACTTGTCCGATGATCATCCGGTATCTATTTTTTATAACCCGGGTCTTTTAACGACGGATCCAGACCTGGCTCATCCCAATAACGTTGATCTGCCACTCAGAAACAATGAACTTCACTGCTCATCCTGTCATGACGCACATGAAAATATTCACCCACCCTTTCTTCACAAATCCACATTAAATGGTGAATTGTGCACCACCTGTCATCTACCCTCAGGCACTGGCTGGAACTGGACTAGCAGTTCACATGCCACTTCAAACGCGACACCTCAAGGGACGAATCCCTGGCCTGAGCGCAAACCTGAGTGGACAGGTCTGACAGTACAGGAGAACGCGTGTATGAATTGTCACGCGCCTCACAATGCAACAACACCTGAACGACTTATCAAAGACAGCGAAGAAGATACCTGTTACCTCTGCCATAATGGAACTGTTAGTCAGGCTGATATATTGGCTGAGCAGCAGAAATTCTATCACCACCCTGTAGAGCAGACGCCTAATATAGATCATGACTCCGCACGTATAGAAAACCCTTTGACAATGTCACTGCATGTGGAGTGTGAAGATTGCCATAACCCACATGCCAGTTTCAGCTCTCCACCCATGATCTCATTCAATCCCAACAATCCGCTTGGGGGTAATCATTCAACAGCACCTTTTATCAACGGCAGTATGGCCGGTGTTACAGGCATTGACATTAACGGCGGTTTTAAACCAGAGGCGGACTATGAATATGAAGTCTGTTTCAAGTGCCATGGCATACCTGGTAAAAGCGCTTGCGACACACAGCGCTGCTCCACGGCAAACAGTTACAATATGGTACGGGCAGACGGCATTTATAACATTCGTGATAAAGTGAATTCAGGCAATCCATCTCTCGTTTCCTATCATCCAATCGAGATCAACAATCCGCTAAACAATAGTGAGGTACCCAGCCTCCGCAATGACATTCCCCTGACCACCATCAGCGGTCAGATCTATTGCAACGACTGTCACAGTAGCAATTCATCTCCTGCTGCTGGCGGGGTGGATCCTACTGGTCCACATGGTTCAACCTATGAGGGCATCCTGGCACAAGCATATGACTTTGATCCGGTGAATGCCACAACGCTCTCAAACGATCTATGCTTTAAATGCCATGACTCCGGTAATTTGTACACCGATCAATCCTTCCCTCACAATGAACATGTGATAAATAACAATCTTGGCTGTATCAATTGCCATGACCCACATGGTTCTGCATCCAGTCCACACCTCATCAACTTCCTTACATCGTCCAACATCGCGGGTCAGGTCAGGGTAATCACTGGCGCTGGAGACTATGTCGAGCCTACCTGGATAGATGCGGGAGTACACAACGGTAGCTGTTGGCTCACTTGTCATGGAGAAGTACATAATGGTTTTGATTATTAATGATCTAATCTCACACCATGTTTGTAAAAATTACGTGACTATATCCTCACATAATTTTACTTGGGGTTAACCTATGAAACTTGTCACTCAGGCACTGGTTTTATTCACACTTCTCATATCTGTTAATTTTAGCAGTATGGCCAACCCTTCCCCTGCTTTTGAAGGCAGAAAACTCTATATCTCTCACTGCTTGATCTGTCATGGTTTGGATGGAAAAGGCAACGGACCTTTAGCAAGGAAATTAAAGATCGAGCCGGAAGATCTCATTAGCTATGTACCATCTAAAAGCGACTACGCCCTGCAAAAAATAATTACCGGTAACAAGACAGCCCCTAAGTCTTTACGTTCAGGTCACGGTAAAATCAGTGAAGACATGCCAAAGTGGAAGGATGTTCTTAAACAGAGCCAAATCACCGCTTTGATCGCTTATCTACGTTTTCTCAGCACTACCAAACACACACTGCCCGGGGACCCTGATCTCGGTTATGAGGTTTTTCAGCGTTATTGCTCCGTATGCCATGGTCGTGATGGTGACGGTAATGGAGCTTTAACCAAACTCATCGGTATTAAACCTATCGACCTTAGCAATCCGCATAAGACAGATAGTATAAGCAATAGATCTCTCGCCAAAGAGATTCTGGAAGGAAAGGGAGATTATATGCCGGCGTGGGAAGGCATACTCACCGCAAAGGAGGTCGAAGGCGTAGTAAGTTATATCAGACTGCTTTACCAAGTATGGGCACACTTGGAAGATGGTGGACTGGTTGTCATTCTGAAATCGCCAACCGTTGATAACGATAAAAACACAGCGCACCCTTTACTGCGTGACTCATCCTGTTCAGGCAAAGTCAACTTGTCTGAAAAAGGCAAATCCGAGGCAGTTAAACTAGGAAAGCTATTCAAATCCAGGGGTATCGCAATAGACAAAGTCTTAGCCAGTCCCCACTGCCTTGCACATGAGACCGCACGATCCGCATTCGGGGGTGTTGAAACATTTGATTATCTGGCATCTCACGATAAGCTCTCTGACGAACAGACAGACTCCTATGCTACACAACTGGAACATCGCATCGGCAGCTATAAAGGAAAAGGCAATTTAGTTATCTTTACCCATGAATCTAATATCAAAGACCTGTCCTTTCAACAGCTAAAGGATGGATATTTTCTTGTATTAAAACCCATGGGTGATAACGAATTTGAAGAGTTTGGGATCTATAAGCTGAACAAGTAACTGACCATCCCACTTACGACGCCAAGTGGGATTCAGTTTGTCAATCCCTTATTAGCGTTGAACAATTCGCCTGGCATCAGACAGGGACTTCATCTGAACACTGCATTCAGTCTTCTGATCACAGATTACCGCTTTGACAAGTGCCACTGCGCCTTCATTACTACTGGGCCTGCGCCAGATAGGAATTAATTTTGTGGAATTTTCCTCATAATCCCCTTCCATGATCAGAGGGTCATTATAAAGGCTTGCCAGATCTTCACAGCGTAGATACAACACATTGTCATGTGCTCTAGCGTAATCGCATACCCATTGCTTCTGGTTCTCACCGGTACTCACTGCAGTAAGATACTGATCACTCGCCATTGCATTGAATGCCATAGTGAAAAGCAACACTGCCAAACCGTGGAGGATTAATTGCGCTTTGAACGGCCTGTGCATCTTACATCTCCTACCTTGCCATAGGAGTTCGAAACGACAAGACACACAACACTTGGTATATCGGCCTGAATATGTCACCAATTCCTTTTAATTGGTGCATATTACGGTTTCGGTAATCCATCGGTCATAGGCGGTAGAGCTGCCCTTAGACTGTGATTTTGCGTCCCTGCCTTTCAGCAGGTTTGCCTTTTCGAACACGTATAGAAACAAGTCATCACTTGCTTCTATAGCCTGTAGCGACCCACTTCTGTGTAAACTTTAGCGATTGTTGAAGATGGTGGATTGTTCAGGAATCAAACCTTCGCCTACCTGATTAAATGTCGTATATGGTGAAATAATCTTTAATCTACTTATTTGGAATGGCGGCAGCATCTTACAGTACCGCCAAAACCGCTGATGCCTTCAGAGGGGTCGAATAATGTCTCTCGGATAAAGTACGCCTCAGCGATGGGGATGGCTGTCAGTAACCACTACACCGAAGAGGAGAGATCCTCGATGAATGGAGAACTTTCTTAGTACGAATTCCGAGAATTTTATTCGGAAAGGTTTTCAGAAAGCTGAAATGAAGGGGTGGAAAAACAACGTAACCCTTTGATTTGATTGGTGGGTCGTGCAGGGATCGAACCTGCGACCACCTGATTAAAAGTCTCCATTACTTCCATTCATAATCTATTGGTTACAAAGATATGTTGACGGTAGTTGGTTGTTTCAAACCTTTATAAAACAACATCTTATAACCATGTTGACGGTAAGTTTTCTAATAACTTTTGCACAAAAAACAACTCAACCTGATTAAATCGTAGCCAGTAAGAAAGCCTGTGTGAACTCCATAATTATGAGGGATAGCTATATTTTTCAACAATTTAGGCAAATATCTGTAATAATTCCCTCATAAGCAACTATCTACCCATATCCACTGCTCCACATTTAATCCGCACCAATTATCTTTTACCCTTATGAATCTTTCTATCAAGAAGCAACTTCATATTTCTCATGCAATACTTCAAAGTCATTGATTCTGACAATAATAGGCCATTTGATGCGTCTCGGTTTCTTTCATTTTTAAGAAGATCCAATGACCATTGGTGGGACAATAAAACTAGGAGTTCACCTTGGGTTTTCCGTGGTGTAGGAGACGCAGATTCATGGAAATTACTTCCTGCCGCTTGGCGCCCAGGAAACAAGAATAAACTTCTACCACTCTTGGAGCAAATAAAAAAATTAGAATACCCTCAAAATCCCCAATCATGGATGAATAATCAGTTCGGGAAAGATGCCTTTTTATGGGCGAACGCTGAATGTGAGGCAATATATCAATTCTCTCATTTAGCAAACAGCAACGGACATCATATTGATGATATTGGAGGTTCACCGATTCTTGAGGGTAATTTATTTGGGTTGAATGGAGATGTTATCATTCACAACATCTATAACGCACCGCTTGCGCAACATCACGGTATTCCAACACGACTACTAGACTGGACAAACAATCCATTATTTGCTGCATATTTTGCGGCCTCCCCAAGATATCGTAATAACACAGCATCAAATATTTGCGTTTGGGCACTCCATTGTAGAAATATCGAAAAAATCGTAGCAATTAATAATGATAGTCACGGAAGAGTTCAGATTCACAACCAGCCTTCATATAAAAATAACTATTTACACGCACAGCAAGGACTGTTCACCGAAATTAGAGGTGGAGAGGGATACTACTCGATTCATGGTAAGTGGCCTTCACTCGAAGACATACTAGATGAAAAATACATTCATAGACCTGAATCGCCATTATTAATTCAAATACGCCTCACTATCGAGCAAGTACCAAGGTTGATGACCCTACTCGATAGAGAGGGAATCAACGAAGCTGCATTAATGCCATCAATGGACAATATAACACAGACCCTACTAGATCGATGGAGTTACTGATAATAACCTACCAGTATTGGGTTAGTATAGACAACCTGGGCATCACTACCATGCTTCACAAAGTAGCCCATGCTTGCAACAAATGATTTATCGGAGTTCGGTATTTTACCCATGGATTTGCAATATTAAGCGAATTAATTCAATGACTACCTACTGTTTTAGGATACGATTCAATATCTCTCACAAAGGAAAGCTTAATGCTGAAAACAAGGATTTCAACTTTAAGCTTGCTAATGGATATGACGCAAGACTCATATCAGAAGATACAGATTCAATAGCTACCGGATCAAGGTTTTCATTGCGATCCTGTGGATATAAAGACTTCTCAACAGCAATGAAACAAGGTGAAATAGCCAAAGAATCACTACTATATTATGCAGTCGATAACTCCATGGGCATAAACCTCGGAAAAGATGTAGCTAGCGCTTCCCTTAATGAGGAAATAAAAGATAAAATATTAAAAAAGAAAGGCGAAAGAATATTAGATGATATACATGGTTTGTGTGTTTATCCTCAAGATGTACCCACTTATTTCTTTAGTGTTCATGGTGCAGGTATAGTAAATCCGCGAGACATGGAATTCTTTTCAAATGAGTTAAACAGAACAATCACTAGACACAAGAGCATAAATGCTAAAGTAAAATTAGCAATGGAATTACTTTCATTTTCATTTTTCGACAGGTCCTCTAGATCAAAGTTCTTAACACTGATATCGGCTACTGAATCTCTGATTGAGCCATGCAGTCGCACCGGAGAGTCTATAGCCCATGTAAATCAATTAATAGATCTAACAAAAAACTCTACACTGCCGGATTCTGAAAAGTCTTCAATAATTAATTCACTTAAGTGGTTACTCGATGAGTCCATATCTCGTAGCCTAAAGAAGATGGCAGAAATTCACTTACCTGATAATACTTATAGTGATTTAAAAGCGCCTAAATTTATTATTAAGTGTTACACGGCCAGATGCGATTTAGTACATAAAGGCTATGTTCAAGAAGATGAATATGATATTAACTTACTTGCAGCAAATCTTTCAGCATATCTTAAAGACATGGTTACCAAGATAGTAGGCAAATAGATACAGTTAACAATTGACTTCACTGGACAGAATAATACGCCACACTTTTTTTAGCGTATTTTATAAAAATATACCTGCAATATTTCTAACTAATGAACGCAATACAGCATTCTGTTTGTAATACTTAGCTTAGCCGATATCAATTGTAATTAAGAGGGTAATTAAAGAAATGAATCAAAACATAAGTGCTACTTTGTTATTTAATCTTGTTAATGAAAAGTACAACGTTATAAAATCACAGCTGCCTTCACTCTTAAAAACATTGAGCGAAAACAATCATAAAGCGAAGCTTATCGAAAGCTCTACTCTTCATGAGTCTGCTATGGACTTAGCGAATATCCTTGCTACACAAGATCGACCAATCTGGCTAAATGAAATTATTGTACGTACAGAGGAGTTTACTTCAAAACATAAAGATAATGATTCGATTGTTTCAGGTAGCAGTTGGGCGCTACTTCAAGCGTTAATGGAAATATATAAGCCAGCTTTGAATCATAATTGGAATTTCTCTACCCAGGAAGGAAAACATCATTATAACTTTGATTCGATATATCAAAAATACAGGGAAGAAAGCGATTTAGAAACGCTTTTCAACACCTTGATTAACACACTCGAAACAATGGTAAGCAGCGGTGAAATTGACAGCATCACAGCTATAAATTCACTAAAAGAATTAATTGACATTTTAGAGCAAAATAAATCTTCATCTTATTTCTCTACTATGGCCTCCTGGGAGTTCGTAAAAAGCTTTACCTGTAACTTGATATGGGAGCAACTTGATAGTATTCCAGGAATAAAGCCAATAAAAAAGGCTTTTGAGAAAACAATGGCAGACACCGATATTGAGCTGAAAGAACTTCACAAGAAAATTGCAGATGAGATGAAATCCAAATACAAGGTTACAATCCAGAACACACTCACCTACAAAAATAATAAGCTATTAGAAAATGATCCAGAGCAATCAAATAGTAATTGACAATGCAAATTCAGATAAGCATTTTCAAAAAGCTA comes from the Candidatus Thiodiazotropha sp. CDECU1 genome and includes:
- a CDS encoding c(7)-type cytochrome triheme domain-containing protein; translated protein: MVIRVISITLVISCSILIAACSTETKKLFFDIQPPTAKELAEQELNRQTALIKSQAMDLSENQSGNMSSAFFYPPDDNAPRPDIESIKEWDKVKKILPKDDEKNIDWSYALEQGMIRPRPGKDLMTLWATAFQWDFIIKAEEREDDAFFPHSAHTVWLGCKNCHNPSLYPYKRNPATMKEMKRGASCGACHGRKKVSFSLKACDRCHINSDDEEEEEEEDEE
- a CDS encoding cytochrome c3 family protein is translated as MRKTAILSLLVALFTLFTTSSFADITGTSHDLTSQTTLLTNAGNTQICAYCHTPHNASTTNSTTPLWNHEDTTATYTMYSSPSLDMTIAGAPSGVSLACLSCHDGSVAADQLINFPSGVTPAPGVFTLGDSLGTDLSNDHPISLTYNSTQDTDFVAPVGSQVNGLQLFGAGGDQVECGTCHSVHDNTNEPFLRVSNAGSALCLACHIK
- a CDS encoding HEPN domain-containing protein, with the protein product MTTYCFRIRFNISHKGKLNAENKDFNFKLANGYDARLISEDTDSIATGSRFSLRSCGYKDFSTAMKQGEIAKESLLYYAVDNSMGINLGKDVASASLNEEIKDKILKKKGERILDDIHGLCVYPQDVPTYFFSVHGAGIVNPRDMEFFSNELNRTITRHKSINAKVKLAMELLSFSFFDRSSRSKFLTLISATESLIEPCSRTGESIAHVNQLIDLTKNSTLPDSEKSSIINSLKWLLDESISRSLKKMAEIHLPDNTYSDLKAPKFIIKCYTARCDLVHKGYVQEDEYDINLLAANLSAYLKDMVTKIVGK
- a CDS encoding c(7)-type cytochrome triheme domain-containing protein, with the translated sequence MCKYSCLLLSTLIVYLTFCSPLSAAPGDIQYTREGGDPEKLKSFPPSIFPHWIHRINYRCDACHNTIFEMKTGSTSINKDLMKEGKVCSTCHNGTEAFDDGFANCNRCHLIKEK
- a CDS encoding FRG domain-containing protein, producing MQYFKVIDSDNNRPFDASRFLSFLRRSNDHWWDNKTRSSPWVFRGVGDADSWKLLPAAWRPGNKNKLLPLLEQIKKLEYPQNPQSWMNNQFGKDAFLWANAECEAIYQFSHLANSNGHHIDDIGGSPILEGNLFGLNGDVIIHNIYNAPLAQHHGIPTRLLDWTNNPLFAAYFAASPRYRNNTASNICVWALHCRNIEKIVAINNDSHGRVQIHNQPSYKNNYLHAQQGLFTEIRGGEGYYSIHGKWPSLEDILDEKYIHRPESPLLIQIRLTIEQVPRLMTLLDREGINEAALMPSMDNITQTLLDRWSY
- a CDS encoding cytochrome c3 family protein, whose amino-acid sequence is MPKVFLLFILLVTASNTVHGGVADTLHNLSTSGPGLVKSQTEDRICIFCHTPHASAPDSPLWNRSSSGVYIDYQSSTKDAEAGVMSSSSVLCLSCHDGTIALGNMINPGVTNDLGNTFITGRSLVGTDLSDDHPVSIFYNPGLLTTDPDLAHPNNVDLPLRNNELHCSSCHDAHENIHPPFLHKSTLNGELCTTCHLPSGTGWNWTSSSHATSNATPQGTNPWPERKPEWTGLTVQENACMNCHAPHNATTPERLIKDSEEDTCYLCHNGTVSQADILAEQQKFYHHPVEQTPNIDHDSARIENPLTMSLHVECEDCHNPHASFSSPPMISFNPNNPLGGNHSTAPFINGSMAGVTGIDINGGFKPEADYEYEVCFKCHGIPGKSACDTQRCSTANSYNMVRADGIYNIRDKVNSGNPSLVSYHPIEINNPLNNSEVPSLRNDIPLTTISGQIYCNDCHSSNSSPAAGGVDPTGPHGSTYEGILAQAYDFDPVNATTLSNDLCFKCHDSGNLYTDQSFPHNEHVINNNLGCINCHDPHGSASSPHLINFLTSSNIAGQVRVITGAGDYVEPTWIDAGVHNGSCWLTCHGEVHNGFDY
- a CDS encoding c-type cytochrome — translated: MKLVTQALVLFTLLISVNFSSMANPSPAFEGRKLYISHCLICHGLDGKGNGPLARKLKIEPEDLISYVPSKSDYALQKIITGNKTAPKSLRSGHGKISEDMPKWKDVLKQSQITALIAYLRFLSTTKHTLPGDPDLGYEVFQRYCSVCHGRDGDGNGALTKLIGIKPIDLSNPHKTDSISNRSLAKEILEGKGDYMPAWEGILTAKEVEGVVSYIRLLYQVWAHLEDGGLVVILKSPTVDNDKNTAHPLLRDSSCSGKVNLSEKGKSEAVKLGKLFKSRGIAIDKVLASPHCLAHETARSAFGGVETFDYLASHDKLSDEQTDSYATQLEHRIGSYKGKGNLVIFTHESNIKDLSFQQLKDGYFLVLKPMGDNEFEEFGIYKLNK